In the genome of Primulina eburnea isolate SZY01 chromosome 13, ASM2296580v1, whole genome shotgun sequence, the window CATTCTCAtctggggagaaatgtaaggggtgagtgtttgggaaacactcagcaagtgggggccgatcgattatcacaaatacatataaatataatttaaaacccaTATTGCAACTGATTTTTTTCAAAACGTAGTATCTCATATCAGATCAGAATCGGAATTGAAATGTGAAACAGAGATTATCAGACAATTCAGAACAGAACGAATCAGAACAAATGAAAACACTGTTATTCATCTcgttttccatggtcaaattgtccccagtatgttagtcctctaaggggtgaggccaaaacacagttttatacccactgatgggggccggaacacagttttatacccactgatgagggccgaaacacagttttatacccactgatgagggccgaaacacagttttatacccactgatgggggccatataaatttacaatcgtcgttccatatcccactcgaatcataacagtgcacCACAGAATCAAATGTATCAAACAACATTTATCGGACTTTTTGAAAGAACTCAGCAGAATCAAAGAACATCGGAAGTAGAAGAAGATATCGTACATCGATcgagattttataaaatatataatagcatTTTCCGTAAATGATTTGACACGCATAGACGTATGTCATGAAATACTTATACAAAGTTTAAGTTACAAAGAAATACATAGCAAAAGCCCACTTGCCTGATTTCGTTTGGATTAAGGCGCTAGAAGGACATGCTAAAAGAACTTCGTTCGAACAAGGTTGCGGTAGAGCTTCGACTAGGCTGCTGCAAATGCTAAATTTCGAATTCTTGAAGTTATGGGGAGGGAGTTTGCTTCTTATATAGGCTTGAATAATCAACTATAAAGGTAAGCCCGTATCATTCCAAGAATGTCGCTGATTGCTTAATCAACGCGATGATTGCACTTTTCTCTCCCGAATGAACGTGGCCTCTTCTTGATTCAAGATACACACCCGAGATTCATGAGTGATTTTGGTTTTCCTAAAGTGCAAATGGAGAGTGATTTCCGCTGCATGAATCTCTTCCAAGATTGGTGCACTTCCATATGGTGATAAATGGTCAATAATGAAGAGACAATgattattcaaattttcaagattatgATTGTATGGAACTAAAAATTGTTGTGCCAAAAATGAGCTGAAATTTCCTATGACATATATAGATTTTCTCGTTGCAAGATTTCGGGTTTTCACATCTCCAAGAATGAttttgaagaaaagaaaatgcaaaagaTTCTCTATACATCTACAGTGAGCAGTCTGATGTATGCTCAAGTTTGTACACGTCTAGAATAACGTACGTGAAAAAAATGTTGGGATGATATTTAAGTAATCTAAGAGTAGGACATTGGGGAAAAAAGACATGCAAAAGATTCTCTATGCATTTGTAATAAAGAGTCTAGTATATACTTAGGTTTGTACACATCCAGATATTACGTACGTGACATGAATATTGGGAAGATATCTAAGTAATCCAGGAGTAGAACATTGGAAAACAGTCAATAGAGTTTTACGGTATTTGCAGGGAACAAAAGATTACATGTTCATATATCAGAGGTTGGATCAGCTTGAGGTCATTATGTATACTGACTTCGATTTTGCTATATGCCAAGATAGTATGAAATCTATGTCAGAATACATATATCTCATTGCTGGAGGTGTCATTTCTCGAAAGATGTCTCTTATATCCTCTTCCACTATGATAACTGAGTTTGTAGAGTGTTATGAGGCAACCAATAATGGGATATCGCTGCAAAATTTTGTCATAGGTCTGCACAttattgattgaattgaaagcCCACTATGATTACATTGTGACAATAAATCAGCAGTCATGTATTCTAATAACAACATGAGCTCGATAAAGTCAAAATATATGTGCATCAAGTTTCTGGTTGTTACAGAAAGAATTCAGAGTTGCAAGTTGCCTATTGAACATATCGGTACAATCTCCATGATTGAACATCCGCTTACCAAGAGATTACCACCCAAACACTTTGATGAGCACAATGCTCGTATGAGCGTTATGTCAATTGATGATACTGAGTTTAGTGAGAGTTtgttattataaatttttttctagttgtaaacattttcagttacaattatataaaattattttctacAGAAAAAATTTCAAGTTATATCATACTCTGATTATGATTTAAAGTTTGATCTCAATGAGTTTTAAGGAGGACCAGTTGAAAATATGCATGTTAGAATCACATTGCATGAAATTTCTATGCTACACATTTACTTACGTGTAGCCATATGTGACCATTGATGGGTCGAGTTACCTTACATTTGGGAAGACTACTTTGATCCTATGTTGATATGATTCATGGACCAGATTGATTATAGATATATTTTGGGAATGACAACAGTTTTGAGCTTATAAAgttattttcacaaaatataatataaggTTACACATATAACATAAGTGTAAGATTGTTGGAACGATTATATTTATATGAGTATGgacttatatgtgaataattatgCGTTGTGAGTTTTCATTATAATGGCTCAGAGACAGAGAATTCAAATAAAGTTAGAAAATGTGGACTTTTTTCCCACAAATGAAAAGGCTCTTTCTCCCCTCATTTATATCCaaacattgtttttttttttcctgaaagATCACTTAGAAAATCAAACTGATTAAAGTAATTTagaagttataattattcaagtGAGTTTTTGTATCAGACTGACCATAAGTTTAACTTAATCAAAGGAGACAATTTTATTCAGTCTTTGACTTCCAACAGATATCTTTTGGACAACAAATAAACTTACACAAAATTGAAAACAGAAACAAGAATGGGAAACAATACAAACGAAGGGATATTCGTGCAATGTAGATAACTTTAATTGACATTTCAACCAGTGTCATGTTCGGGCAAGACAGAAACAGTAATCTTGTCTCGAAAAATAAGATATAGTGTGTATAAATATAAATACACACAAAATTTTcacatgaaatatttattcaacAAGAATTTAGAATTCACAACTTAAGTTTCATGGATTTTCTATACAAACTGAATTACAACAAGTCCAGAAGACGAGGAGGATTCAGGGCTTGCATTTTCGTTTTCTGTAAGTTATTGCTTAATTCTTTTGCTGAAGAACTGTACACAGATTTTGAGTAAGATCAAGGACACGTTTATGTTCTTCTATGAAAATAGAAATTTTGCAATTTGGTGCAGTTCTGGGAGCCTTGGAAAACATAGGATTTGTGGCAAACATGTCCATTATGGTACTGTACTTCCACCATGTTATGTCCTTTGGTATTTCAACCTCGGCCAACACGCTCACCAACTTTTTAGGTTCAACTTTCTTGCTCACCATTGTGGGAGGTTTCATCTCAGACACTTATCTGAATCGACTGTACACATGCCTGATTTTTGGATTTCTTGAAATTAcggtaaaaaaaatttacaactCAATAATTCCTCAAGAAAAATGCACCCCTAAATTTCTTGTCAGATTATTCTTGTTTTTGGTCCACAGGGACTGCTCCTAATTACAATCCAGGCGTACTACAAGAATTCACAAGCTGATTCCGGAGAAAAATCGAGCTGTGTCAAAGGTGGTGAAgcattcatgttttatacttCTTTGTGCTTGCTAGCTTTAGGATCTGGTGGAGTGAAGGGGTCCATTGCTGCACTTGGGGCGGATCAGTTCGATCGGACGGACCCAGAATGGGCAAGGTCCGTTGCAAGCTATTTCAACTATTATCAGTTTAGTGTTACCATTGGATCACTATTAGCAGTTACAGCAGTTGTGTGGATAGCTCTGAATAAAGGTTGGCACTGGGCTTTCTTCACTGGTTTAGTAACGGCGTTCGTTGGTTTCATCGTTCTTACACTTGGAAAGCCTTTCTATATGTCCCAACCGTTAGCAAGCAGCTCCATTGTTAAGATATCACAGGTCCGAATCAATTCCACTCAACCCAAAAAGCTACTTGCGTGTAAGCAAGACAAACTCCAAGGAAACAGGGGTTCAAGACAAATTTAGGCACATTAAGTGTAGTAGAGGTGAGGTGCAAGTGCGTTCTAGAGGATAacatatcaaaatctaaaaaaaaaacaattttccaGATATACCAAAAAAAATTGCTTTATAAACTATGATGAACTATgacaataaaatatcatttattaaAAAGTGAAAAGGTACTTCACTTCGGATTTCCCAACTGCCTAAAGTGCactttgaaacttttaaagtgTACAGAGGCTCGTGCCTCATGGCCAAGGCACACACGCTCAGGTAAAGGGCCAAACTTTAGCTTCTGTGTAGGCTCAATGGTAGAGAATCACTGCACCTTCGAGCCTAGGAGCTCATCAAATTTTTGTTGATTATGATTCTGGTGTATTTTAGGTCATTATTGCTGCGATTCAGAATAGGAATCTGAAATTACCCGAAAACCCTGGCATGTTGCATGAGATTGCCAATAAAGAAAGAGATATTTCTGAAGAAAAACTTCTACACACTAGACAATTCAGGTACACTCATAGATGCCTCATAGAGGTTTTGGTTCGCTTTACTGATAATGGTGTTAAAAATCAGGTTCCTTGACAAAGCTGCTGTTCTATGGGACGGAGTGAATACTCAGCCAAGGAGAGTTTGCACGGTTACACAAGTTGAGGAAGTCAAAAAACTGATGAGGATGCTGCCTATCTTTTCCAGTACAGTTATAATGAACACATGCCTGGCACAACTGCAGACTTTCTCTGTACTCCAAGGGTACATGATGGAACCTCATTTGGCCACATTAAATATCCCAAATCCTTCCATACCGGTAATTCCCATAATGTTCATGGTTATTCTACTTCCACTCTATGAATTTTTCTTCATCCCATTAGCCCGAAGATTGACAGGCCATCCAACTGGGATAACTCAGCTCCAACGTGTAGGCGTTGGGCTTGTTCTCTCAGTCCTTTCAATGGGAATAGCTGGTTTGGTTGAGGTAAAAAGAAGGGATCAAGCTCTCAAGAATCCATTAAAGCCAATTAGTCTTTTCTGGCTTTCCTTTCAGTATGGAATCTTCGGGATAGCAGACATGTTTGTAATGGTTGGACTGATGGAATTCTTCTATAAAGAAGCTCCATCCGGAATGAGGTCTCTTTCCACTTCTTTTTCGTTGCTATCACTATCTTTTGGGTATTTCTTTAGCAGTATATTTGTTACCATCATCAATGCCATAACAGAGAAGGTTGCAACAAGTAAACAAGGCTGGCTGGAAGCAAAAGAATTGAACCATAACAAGTTGGATTATTTTTACTGGTTTTTAGCCATCCTTAGTAGCCTCAATTTTGCTATCTATCTACTATGGGCATCATGGTACGAGTACAGATCAGATGTTAAAGAAACAGATGAACAGTATTGATAATGTGTTCAGAAGTAAGGATATCCATGAGTTCTTGAACTCTGCCAGAAAATGCTAAATCCAATTTGGGGCAGCTGCAGATGGAGTTTCCTTTATtctattttctttcttcaattatGTTAATAATCTACGGAAAAAAAACAATATATGGGAAGGCTGATCATTTGACATCAAGGAACAACAAGTATCAGATAATCAATAAAAAATCAGATGAAAAACTAATGAGGTAACTACTCCTATAACTGTTTTGCCCCAATCTAAGGTTTAAAAGAACGAATAGTCATCAGAAACCTCATACAACACAAAGATTTCATCCACTGCACAAAATTTGATCCTCTAATTAATAGCTACATACCTGATAACAGTTACCAAGGCCGTGTAAGCCTTGGTAatggtgttttttttttccattttgtCCCAAATGCTAATTCGTGGTTTCTCACCAACTTCCAGAACCATCTTCAATATACACAAATTTTGGTAGTTCTGTATGAAACAAGTTTAAAATCCAGCTTGTGTTGCTCCAACAGAAACAATGATTTCAGATGTACTCTCTGCTGAGCTGCCATGCCAACTAGCTTGCTTTTGCAATCAGACCAACATTGTATCACTCTCTGATTGCCAAGAAAATCACATTCAATAGTGCTAAGTCAATCCCTTTACTTTGCTCTTTGCAATTGCGAGTGTTCGCGCTAAAATTTTAGGAAAAGAATAAGTCTGTTCTCCAAATTATACGATGTCAGAAAATAATAATCATAACATCAAATCCTATGGCGGGTGACAAAAAACGCCAACACAAGAAAAATCGCCATCGATGATCCACATATCTAAATGTTCAAGTTGCCTTTTTATTATATCCAACTTTGTTTCAGATGACCAGTATACGACTTTATTTTCTGTCCTAAATGATGTGGTTGAGTTAGCATGAACAATTCCTAAACTCAAGCCAAGGTGCAATGCATCAATGTCGTCATCCAGCTTCTCAAAGTGGCAGACCATATTCCAGATAACTGCCTCGTGTACTCTATATAGACTTACTAATATAACAGATTTATTTTTCTGAACAGATTGAAGGATAGGACCAAGATTGCGGGAACTATCCACAATTCTATTAGTAAGCACCTTTCTAAAGCAGAAATCATACCACTTTAGCTCATTCAGCGGATATAGCTAAAATCACTATAATTTTCATACACTAAGTAAGAATCTGGCCCCGCTGTTTTCCAATAATTGACACCTGGATCCCTATGAGAGATGCTCAGTGCTCTCTCATGAAGAAAATTTGTATAAATATTGAAGTACCCATGAGACTGGATAAATTTAAGAAATCAAGGAGTCCAAATTTTCTCTCCCAACTTTTTGTACCAACTGGTTGTCACCTGATTCAGCAATAATGAAAATTAAGGACAgagaaatgaagaaaaaaagAGCACAGTGATAAATATAAAAGGTTACCATTCCCTCCAAAAACGGTTTCATGTTTTTGATTTATGTGCATCATGCCACAGACGGAACTCTTTCCAAGGTCTTGGGAAAAGAAGCTGGCCCCAAGTGCCAACCAGCTGATACAAGAAAATACAAGTCCCGTCATCCAATTGCATTTTGTTTCCATGTTTACCTGACCAAAGAACCATAACACGTCAGGTAAAAACTCTAACCACCACCCATACTACAAACATATCCACGGGCATAATGAGAGGTGCGGAGGACAGATGAGGCCCCTAAGAATCATTAAGTGCATTACTCATCTGATCTGTTTATTAAAGAGGGTAACATACAACATGGACCAATGAAGGCTCCGTCATGCATTGAAAACGAATTTAAAAAATCCCAGTAAGAGGATATATATTTGGAATTTTGATCTAATTACCATAGCTAAATCAGCTTCAGATGTTGAAGACTGTAAACACTACTTTTAATTTGCCTATAGTTCTAGTGGAGAAACAATATATTTAAGTAACAGCATTCTAATTCTGTTAAAACTTTCTGATCCGCTAAACTACCAAAACCCACTTCAAGTTAATGTCCTAATAAGAAACCGCAAAAGAAATTAAACAGGATAGACATTACCTGGCACAAACCTAGGCCGCTGCAGCGATGCACCGTAAATCGAAGGACTAAAATTGGAGGCATTATAGCAATAATTCATAATCACAGCCTTAAGAAACCTACCACGAGAAACAAATACAAAATATATCATTGGCAAAACGACGCGtacaataaataaaaagtcaGCAAGTAGGTCAAATAGAGAACCTATAGTAGAGTGGCGAAACCTCCAGATCATCTTAAGCAAACTCTTGATCGGAGGTGGGCCACCAGGCCTCAATCCATTGCGCCAGAAGCCCAGCATTTGCCGTTCGATAATGCGTCAACTTTTCTCCATAACTCCAATCAAACCCATAGACAAAATCGAGAATCTTCCGGGAATGGTTCAATTGTCGGTCCAAATCCACAGAGACCCATTAGAGGAATCTTGCAGAAAATGATCGACGAATATGTGCAAGTGAACTTTATCGTTGATATCGTAGTGGGCTCTGGAGAGGGAGGCGAGGCAGCGGGAGAGAGATTCCACATGGTCGAAAGTGAGGACTTTGATGATGAAGGTGAAGTTTTGGTTCGGGTTCAGGTTTTGGCTGAGGTTTTGACGCAGCAGGTGTTGGATTTGGGGCTTGGGATTTGAGGGGGAGAGAGAGAAGATGAATAACATCAAGAGGGAAATGAAAAGGAGCATGAGTAGCAGAGGGATCGATTTGCGCTTGCGGGGAGCAGGGCGCCCTTGCAGCCAGTAGTTCTGCGAGTGAGAATGAACAGAGGAGGAGAAGCAATACAAAAGCATTCCAAGTTTTTTACTTCACATAGTTTAATTTCAcagttaatattattttatctatatttttttttatcaatcatcctcattaaatatattaaataatttttttattctattaaaacatttataaaataaaattaaattctattatatctattttttttatcaatctaTCATCCtcattaaatatattaaataat includes:
- the LOC140809812 gene encoding protein NRT1/ PTR FAMILY 4.3-like, producing the protein MDFLYKLNYNKSRRRGGFRACIFVFFLGALENIGFVANMSIMVLYFHHVMSFGISTSANTLTNFLGSTFLLTIVGGFISDTYLNRLYTCLIFGFLEITGLLLITIQAYYKNSQADSGEKSSCVKGGEAFMFYTSLCLLALGSGGVKGSIAALGADQFDRTDPEWARSVASYFNYYQFSVTIGSLLAVTAVVWIALNKGWHWAFFTGLVTAFVGFIVLTLGKPFYMSQPLASSSIVKISQVIIAAIQNRNLKLPENPGMLHEIANKERDISEEKLLHTRQFRFLDKAAVLWDGVNTQPRRVCTVTQVEEVKKLMRMLPIFSSTVIMNTCLAQLQTFSVLQGYMMEPHLATLNIPNPSIPVIPIMFMVILLPLYEFFFIPLARRLTGHPTGITQLQRVGVGLVLSVLSMGIAGLVEVKRRDQALKNPLKPISLFWLSFQYGIFGIADMFVMVGLMEFFYKEAPSGMRSLSTSFSLLSLSFGYFFSSIFVTIINAITEKVATSKQGWLEAKELNHNKLDYFYWFLAILSSLNFAIYLLWASWYEYRSDVKETDEQY